A stretch of the Ischnura elegans chromosome 5, ioIscEleg1.1, whole genome shotgun sequence genome encodes the following:
- the LOC124159664 gene encoding homeobox protein Nkx-6.1-like, which produces MSAVSPRLCPQKRSLGANFLPPPSPTPPPPSSSSSSSSSSSTSPTTPLLPLLLRCACLDLRLSPLSSPSSSSESGEAAALLFGRCSVCATAAPPWCITGFAAASPGGGSIGAEVAMAATPGRSSAPVESSAPAGSDMAAAVPGASPVPAPPPPLPALEEGVGVRLCEGGSCTSATCCWTLDRRGEGGDGLMLGEGISEVKNTSR; this is translated from the coding sequence ATGAGTGCGGTCTCGCCCCGGCTCTGCCCCCAGAAGCGCTCCCTGGGGGCGAACTTCCTGCCGCCCCCCTCCCCGACgcctcctcccccctcctcctcgtcctcctcctcgtCTTCCTCCTCAACCTCCCCAACCACCCCTCTCCTGCCCCTCCTCCTCCGCTGTGCTTGCCTAGACCTCCGCCTCTCCCCGCTGTCCTCCCCCTCGTCTTCCTCCGAGTCCGGCGAGGCGGCGGCCCTGCTCTTTGGGCGCTGTAGCGTCTGCGCCACGGCCGCGCCCCCGTGGTGCATCACGGGGTTCGCGGCGGCGTCGCCAGGCGGCGGGTCGATCGGCGCCGAGGTCGCGATGGCCGCCACGCCGGGCCGGTCCTCGGCGCCTGTAGAGTCGTCGGCTCCGGCCGGGTCGGACATGGCGGCCGCCGTCCCCGGGGCGAGCCCGGTGcccgctcctcctcctcccctgccGGCCCTGGAAGAAGGCGTAGGGGTTCGTCTGTGTGAAGGGGGGTCGTGCACAAGTGCCACGTGCTGTTGGACTTTGGATCGGCGCGGGGAAGGGGGCGATGGGCTCATGTTGGGCGAAGGCATCTCGGAGGTGAAGAACACGTCCcgctaa